A window of Verrucomicrobiota bacterium genomic DNA:
CCATGTAGACGAGCACCTTGCCCGTGGGGGCGACCTCGATCCGGGTCACCCGGCCGGAGTCGACGCCGGAGATGTACACGGGCGCGTCTTTGATCAGGCCGCCGGCCTGGTTGAACTCGCCGACCACCTCGATCGTGTCGCCGTAGCGCCTTGCCCCGCCGCCGAACTGGAGGATCATGTAGCCCAGCACGAGGATCGCACCGAGGGCAAACAGCCCCACGAGGAGGTCATATTGTCTGCGAGCCATGAGCGTCCTCCTTCCCGGATGCACCTGTCCTCAATATACGCCCTGTCGGGGCAACCTGCAACGGCTGTCGTTTCTGTTCCGAGTAGGCCGCGCTGCCGGCGATCTCGAGGAAGTGCCTCACCCGGGGGTCCTCCGAGCGCCACACCTCGCCCGGCCTCCCCACGGCAATGATCTTGCCGCCAGCCATCATGGCAATTCGGTCGCAGATGCGAAACGCGCTATGCAGATCATGGGTGACGGCTACTGAGGTCGCGTGCAGGTTCTCCTGGGCCCGCATGATCAGGTCGTTGATCGTGTCACCTGTGACCGGGTCGAGGCCCGTGGTTGGCTCGTCGTAAAGGATGATCTCGGGCTGGTGGGCAATCGCCCGGGCCACGCCGACGCGCTTGCGCATGCCGCCGCTGAGCTCGGCGGGGTTCTTGTGTTCCGTGCCGCTGAGTCCGACGAGGTTGAGGCAGTACTTGACCCGCTCGTCGATCTGCTTGTGGGTCATCTTGTGGTCGTGCTCGGTGAGGCTGAAGGCGACGTTCTCCCACACCGAGAGCGAGTCGAACAGCGCGGCGCCCTGAAACACCATGCCGAACTTGGCGGCCACCTCGAGCATGGCGCTGTCCGACAGCGGCACGATATCCGTGCCGTCGATCAACACGCGGCCCCGCTCGGGTTTGAGGATGCCAATCATGTGCTTGAGCAGCACGCTCTTGCCGCAGCCGCTGCAGCCGATGATGACCAAGGTCTCGCCCTTGCGCACCTGGAGGTTCAACTCGTCGAGCACAAGCTGGGCGTCGAAGTGCTTCACGATGCCCTGGATGTCGATCATGATCTCGTTGTCGGATGCGGCAGCCATGGTGTTCAGAACAGGATGTTGGTCAGGAAAAAGTCGCTGATCAGTATTGAGACACTGGCGACGACCACCGTGCCCGTGGTCGCCTTGCCGACGCCTTCGGCGCCCCCGCTCGTGTTGAAGCCCTTGTAGCAGGCGACGATGACGATGATCACGGCGAACACGGCGGACTTGATGATGCCGACCCAGACGTCGCTTGCCTGGGTATATCGGATCGTATTGGCCCAGTAGAAGGCCGCCTGCACACCCTTGAAGTGCACGGCAACGATGTACCCGCCCAAAATGCCGATCGCGATCGAGAACGCCGTGAGCAACGGGATCATCACCAAGCCTGCGATGAGCCGCGGCACAACGAGGTAGCGCACGGGATCGACGGCAAGCGACCGCAGCGCGTCGATCTGCTCGGTTACACGCATCGTGCCGAGCTCGGCGGCCATCGCCGCGCCCATGCGCGCAGCCACCATGATACCCGTCAGCAGCGGGCCGAGCTCGTTGGCCATCGAGAGGCTCACGATCGGCCCGATGGCGGTCACCATGCCGAGCTGGCGCATCTGGTACCACATCTGGAGCGCCAGGATTGCCCCCGTGGCCGCACCGGTCAGCAGCACCACCGGCGCGCTCTGCACGCCGAAGTTGAACATCTGGCGCGTGATCTCGCGCCACTTCGGCGGCCGCGTGAACGTGATGACGAGCGACGCGGACGTGAGCTGCACCATCCCGCCGAGCTGCGTCACGAAGCTTGCCGCGCGCTCTGCCAGAGCCATGGCCGGGACCCTTCGCTGCCGCCTGCGGGCCGGTCGCCTGTCTGGGGCACGGCCCCGAACAGGTCAGCGCACAGGCAGACCCGTTTCTTCGTCTAACTCCAACGCAGTCTAGCGTGCCGCGCATTCCCCGGCAACGAAAAGCGGCCCTGACGAGTCAACCCGGGCCAAACAGGCGTCGTCTGCCGTTGGCGGTGTGTGCTATGCTGGGCGCGGATGCAGGCGAGGCGGACGGGCTGTTCCGTCTTCGGCGCGAGGGGAGCTCCCGGATGCCCAAAACGTCGGCAGACAAGACACACCAAGGCACGGCGGGTCTTGAGGATCAGGACGCGCCTCGGATCAGGCGCGTCACCTGGATCGGCCTGCTCATCAACGTCGGCCTGTCCGGTCTGAAGTTCGTCGTCGG
This region includes:
- a CDS encoding ABC transporter ATP-binding protein, encoding MIDIQGIVKHFDAQLVLDELNLQVRKGETLVIIGCSGCGKSVLLKHMIGILKPERGRVLIDGTDIVPLSDSAMLEVAAKFGMVFQGAALFDSLSVWENVAFSLTEHDHKMTHKQIDERVKYCLNLVGLSGTEHKNPAELSGGMRKRVGVARAIAHQPEIILYDEPTTGLDPVTGDTINDLIMRAQENLHATSVAVTHDLHSAFRICDRIAMMAGGKIIAVGRPGEVWRSEDPRVRHFLEIAGSAAYSEQKRQPLQVAPTGRILRTGASGKEDAHGSQTI
- a CDS encoding ABC transporter permease, encoding MALAERAASFVTQLGGMVQLTSASLVITFTRPPKWREITRQMFNFGVQSAPVVLLTGAATGAILALQMWYQMRQLGMVTAIGPIVSLSMANELGPLLTGIMVAARMGAAMAAELGTMRVTEQIDALRSLAVDPVRYLVVPRLIAGLVMIPLLTAFSIAIGILGGYIVAVHFKGVQAAFYWANTIRYTQASDVWVGIIKSAVFAVIIVIVACYKGFNTSGGAEGVGKATTGTVVVASVSILISDFFLTNILF